One window from the genome of Rufibacter tibetensis encodes:
- the mgrA gene encoding L-glyceraldehyde 3-phosphate reductase gives MTYTPSEQRYASMEYRRCGKSGLKLPALSLGLWHNFGHVDVLQNSRQILHDAFDAGVTHFDLANNYGPPPGSAEENFGKILHEDFRGYRDELIISSKAGYKMWEGPYGEWGSRKYLISSLDQSLKRMKLDYVDIFYSHRPDPNTPLEETMGALDSLVRQGKALYVGISNYETPEATRAIEILRELGTPCLIHQPKYSMFVRWVEESLLDLLEQEGVGCIPFSPLAQGLLTNKYLKGVPEGSRAAKPHGFLQEEDITEARISQIRQLNELAEGRGQSLAQMALAWLLKDPRVTSVLIGASTPAQLADSLKCMQNTQFSSDELAKIEAILK, from the coding sequence ATGACGTATACCCCTTCGGAACAACGCTATGCTTCTATGGAGTACCGGCGCTGTGGCAAAAGCGGACTCAAACTACCGGCTCTTTCATTGGGTTTGTGGCATAACTTTGGGCACGTAGATGTACTGCAGAACTCCCGCCAGATTCTGCATGACGCCTTTGATGCCGGTGTGACCCATTTTGACCTGGCCAACAACTACGGTCCGCCTCCCGGCTCTGCCGAAGAGAACTTCGGGAAGATTCTGCACGAGGATTTCAGGGGCTACCGCGATGAACTCATCATCTCCAGCAAAGCCGGCTACAAAATGTGGGAAGGCCCGTACGGCGAGTGGGGCTCCCGGAAATACCTCATCTCCAGCCTGGACCAAAGCCTGAAGCGCATGAAGCTGGACTACGTAGATATTTTCTACAGCCACCGCCCAGACCCCAATACCCCGCTGGAAGAAACCATGGGGGCGCTTGATTCACTTGTGCGACAGGGCAAAGCGTTGTACGTGGGCATCTCCAACTATGAAACCCCGGAGGCAACCCGCGCCATTGAGATCCTGAGGGAACTGGGTACCCCATGCCTCATCCACCAGCCCAAGTACTCTATGTTTGTACGCTGGGTGGAGGAAAGTTTGCTTGATTTGCTGGAGCAGGAAGGAGTGGGTTGCATTCCGTTCTCACCGCTGGCCCAAGGCCTGCTTACGAACAAGTACCTCAAAGGGGTTCCGGAAGGTTCACGCGCTGCCAAGCCGCACGGCTTCCTGCAGGAGGAAGACATTACCGAAGCCCGCATCAGCCAAATCAGACAACTGAACGAACTAGCCGAAGGGCGTGGTCAGTCTTTGGCCCAGATGGCTTTGGCCTGGTTGCTGAAAGACCCGCGGGTAACTTCAGTTCTGATAGGAGCCAGCACCCCGGCCCAACTCGCCGATTCGCTCAAGTGCATGCAGAACACGCAGTTCAGTTCAGATGAGTTGGCGAAGATTGAGGCCATTCTGAAATAA
- a CDS encoding NIPSNAP family protein, with product MHKPTRKRRISFLLAALLGFAISFNAVSAPKREFYQLKIYHLKDQTQENRLDTFLKNAYLPALHRAGVAKVGVFKPVEEAATTTAAPAEKLVYVFIPFKSAEQVFKVEEALTKDKQFATAGQDYLEAAFNNPVYQRIEVVLMEAFEGKPTFTAPNLKSAHAERIYELRSYEAATEKLHENKIAMFNKGEMDIFSRLGFNPVFYAQVKAGSKMPNLMYMTSFDSKAIREEKWKAFGADPAWKKMSAMPEYANNFLRADIYLLRPTDYSEI from the coding sequence ATGCACAAACCAACCCGGAAGAGACGCATCTCCTTTCTTTTAGCAGCCCTCTTGGGGTTTGCCATTTCATTTAATGCAGTATCAGCTCCTAAACGGGAGTTCTACCAACTCAAAATCTACCACCTGAAAGACCAGACCCAGGAAAACAGGTTAGATACATTCCTGAAGAATGCCTATTTGCCGGCCCTGCACCGGGCCGGAGTAGCTAAAGTGGGCGTGTTCAAACCTGTTGAAGAAGCTGCCACCACTACTGCTGCTCCTGCTGAAAAGCTGGTGTATGTCTTCATTCCTTTTAAATCTGCAGAGCAAGTTTTTAAAGTGGAGGAGGCGCTTACCAAAGACAAACAGTTTGCCACCGCCGGTCAGGACTATTTGGAGGCAGCCTTTAACAACCCGGTTTACCAGCGCATAGAAGTGGTGTTGATGGAAGCCTTTGAGGGCAAGCCTACGTTCACCGCGCCTAACCTGAAATCCGCTCATGCAGAGAGAATCTATGAATTGCGGAGCTACGAGGCGGCTACTGAGAAACTGCATGAAAACAAAATCGCCATGTTCAACAAGGGCGAAATGGATATCTTCAGCCGGTTAGGGTTCAATCCGGTGTTCTACGCCCAAGTAAAAGCCGGCAGTAAAATGCCGAACCTGATGTACATGACTTCCTTTGACAGCAAGGCTATACGGGAAGAAAAGTGGAAAGCGTTCGGGGCTGACCCGGCCTGGAAGAAAATGAGTGCCATGCCAGAGTACGCCAACAATTTCCTTCGCGCCGATATTTACCTGTTGCGCCCTACGGATTATTCAGAGATTTAG
- a CDS encoding GH92 family glycosyl hydrolase, whose product MTHRLRSLLFLCIGFLLLNSVSAQKKSTPVFEPAELVNPLMGTDSKPELSNGNTYPAVAVPWGMNLWTPQTGTLGNGWAYTYTADKIRGFKQTHQPSPWMNDYGQFVIMPVTGKMRFDQDGRASWFSHKSETAKPYYYGVYLADHDVTAELTPTERAAQFRFTYPKSDSSFLVIDALDRGSYIKVLPNEKKIIGYTTRAARSNPKNFKNYFVIYVDKPFALARTFRGKALTGKDSLELTTNHSGAVVGFKTAKGEKVNLKVTSSFISFEQAELNLSRELARDDFEATKEKARHRWNEALGRLKVEGGTDVQQRTFYSCLYRTLFFPHKMYEVDAANKVVHYSPYTGETLPGYRFAGTGFWDTFRALYPFLNLMYPSINKEMQEGLINDFKEGGWLPEWSSPGYADIMVGNNSASVVADAYIKGLRGYDIEKLYEALVHGANNEGPISAIGRKGAEYYNKLGYVPYDVKINENAARTLEYAYDDFAIYQLAKALKKPQAEIDLYAKRSQNYRHLFDPATGLMRGKNQDGKFQAPFNPFKWGDAFTEGNSWHYSWSVFHDVQGLVDLMGGKENFVKKLDSVFTLPPVYDESYYGSVIHEIREMQIANMGQYAHGNQPIQHMTYLYNFAGAPWKTQYWVRQTLDRMYQPTPDGYCGDEDNGQTSAWYVFSAMGFYPVCPGTDQYVLGAPLFPKLTLTLENGKKVEIDAPENSSANLYVQDLKLNGKKLEKNWIGHFELIKGAKLKFDMAAQPNTKRGTEESAFPYSFSKNRD is encoded by the coding sequence ATGACCCACCGTCTACGCTCCCTCCTATTTCTTTGTATTGGTTTTCTCCTCTTAAACAGCGTTTCTGCCCAGAAGAAAAGTACGCCTGTTTTTGAACCGGCCGAACTGGTGAACCCGCTCATGGGCACCGATTCTAAGCCTGAGCTCTCCAATGGGAACACCTACCCTGCCGTGGCAGTGCCCTGGGGCATGAACCTCTGGACACCCCAGACGGGTACCTTGGGCAACGGCTGGGCCTACACCTACACCGCAGACAAAATCAGGGGCTTCAAACAAACGCACCAGCCTTCGCCCTGGATGAACGACTACGGCCAGTTTGTAATTATGCCCGTTACTGGAAAGATGCGATTTGACCAGGACGGTCGCGCCAGCTGGTTTTCCCACAAATCTGAAACTGCCAAGCCTTACTACTACGGCGTGTACCTGGCAGACCATGACGTGACGGCAGAGCTGACTCCCACCGAACGCGCTGCCCAGTTCCGCTTCACCTACCCAAAATCTGACAGTTCCTTTCTGGTGATTGACGCGCTGGACCGGGGTTCCTATATCAAGGTGCTGCCGAACGAGAAAAAGATCATTGGGTACACCACCCGCGCAGCCCGCTCCAACCCCAAGAACTTCAAAAACTACTTTGTCATCTACGTAGACAAGCCCTTTGCCCTGGCCCGCACCTTCCGGGGAAAGGCGCTCACCGGGAAAGACTCGCTGGAACTTACCACCAACCATTCAGGGGCGGTGGTCGGGTTTAAAACTGCTAAAGGTGAAAAGGTAAACCTGAAGGTCACCTCTTCCTTCATCAGTTTTGAGCAAGCCGAGCTGAACCTGAGCCGGGAACTGGCCAGAGACGATTTTGAGGCCACCAAAGAGAAAGCAAGGCACCGCTGGAACGAGGCACTGGGCCGCCTTAAAGTAGAGGGTGGTACCGATGTGCAACAACGCACCTTCTATTCCTGCCTCTACCGCACGCTGTTCTTCCCGCACAAAATGTATGAGGTTGACGCCGCCAACAAAGTAGTTCATTACAGCCCCTACACCGGAGAAACCCTGCCCGGCTACCGCTTCGCCGGCACTGGTTTCTGGGACACCTTCCGGGCCCTGTACCCCTTCCTGAACCTCATGTACCCCAGCATCAACAAAGAAATGCAGGAAGGCCTCATCAATGATTTCAAAGAAGGCGGCTGGTTGCCCGAGTGGTCCAGCCCCGGCTACGCCGATATCATGGTGGGCAACAACTCGGCCTCCGTGGTGGCCGATGCCTACATCAAAGGATTGCGCGGCTACGACATTGAGAAGCTGTACGAAGCGCTGGTGCACGGCGCCAACAACGAAGGCCCCATTTCAGCCATCGGCCGGAAAGGCGCTGAGTACTACAACAAGCTGGGCTACGTGCCTTATGATGTGAAGATCAACGAGAACGCCGCCCGTACCCTGGAGTACGCCTACGATGACTTCGCCATTTACCAATTGGCCAAAGCGCTAAAGAAACCACAAGCCGAGATTGACCTGTACGCCAAACGCAGCCAAAACTACCGCCACCTCTTTGACCCAGCTACCGGGCTGATGCGCGGCAAAAACCAGGACGGCAAATTCCAAGCTCCGTTTAACCCGTTTAAGTGGGGTGATGCTTTCACCGAAGGCAACAGCTGGCACTACTCATGGAGCGTGTTTCATGACGTACAGGGCCTAGTAGATTTGATGGGCGGAAAAGAGAACTTCGTTAAGAAGCTGGATTCGGTGTTCACGTTGCCGCCGGTGTATGACGAAAGCTATTACGGCAGCGTGATCCACGAGATCAGGGAGATGCAGATTGCCAACATGGGACAGTATGCCCACGGAAACCAGCCCATCCAGCACATGACGTACCTCTATAACTTTGCCGGTGCCCCCTGGAAAACACAATACTGGGTGCGTCAGACCTTGGACCGCATGTACCAACCCACCCCAGACGGCTACTGCGGTGACGAGGACAACGGCCAGACCTCGGCTTGGTACGTGTTCAGCGCCATGGGCTTCTACCCTGTCTGCCCCGGCACCGACCAATACGTGCTGGGCGCTCCACTCTTCCCTAAGTTGACTCTCACGTTGGAGAACGGGAAGAAAGTTGAGATTGACGCGCCGGAAAACAGCTCGGCCAACCTGTACGTGCAGGACCTGAAACTCAACGGTAAGAAACTCGAGAAGAACTGGATAGGGCACTTCGAGCTTATTAAAGGAGCCAAGCTGAAGTTTGACATGGCAGCCCAACCCAACACCAAACGCGGAACAGAGGAAAGCGCGTTTCCTTACTCCTTTTCCAAAAACAGGGACTAA
- a CDS encoding acyl carrier protein, with translation MISAAVPSVTQKVVKIISKVKRIQPSRLRISSDLSKEFGYDTVDLVSIIWELEKSFQIEIPDEVPLQTVGHFVEYVSNHTER, from the coding sequence ATGATATCCGCAGCAGTCCCTTCCGTCACCCAGAAGGTGGTCAAAATCATCAGTAAAGTAAAAAGAATCCAACCTTCGCGGCTCCGGATTTCCTCAGACCTCAGCAAAGAATTCGGCTATGACACCGTTGATTTGGTGAGCATTATCTGGGAACTGGAGAAGAGTTTCCAGATTGAAATCCCGGACGAGGTTCCTTTGCAAACAGTAGGGCACTTTGTGGAGTACGTCTCCAACCACACAGAGCGATAA
- a CDS encoding efflux RND transporter permease subunit has protein sequence MNITKLSIQRSTLVVVVFTVLTLLGIVSYNSLNYELLPKFSPPVLTITTLYPGASPNEVENSVTKEIEDALSALENVKEMKGTSLESFSIVTIQLNQGTNVDLSLQDAQRKINTILARLPEDADSPTLNKFDFDDLPIIKMGATANMPATEFFDLIDKKIKPELSRVPGMAQIKILGGAEREIKVNIKADRLEAYGISILQVQQRIKNSNLDFPTGRIKNENGQTQLRLAGKYQNLDQLRNLVIKSDQNGTVRLSDLAEVQDTQKDVEVLSRINSKASVGITIQKQSDANAVEVSAQTKVALANLEKIYAKEGLKFNIASDSSDFTLEAADSVIHDLVIAVILVAVVMLLFLHSLRNAIIVMVSIPASLVATFIAMYLLGYSLNLMSLLALSLVVGILVDDAIVVIENIYRHMEMGKTPAQAAYDGIKEIMATVTSITLVIVVVFVPIALSTGLVSDILRQFAVVVAIATMISLFVAFTLIPLLASRFSKLEHVSDKNMFGRFILWFERQLDNIIEGFTNILKWAFNHKFITLGVTFLLLIASFMLVPLGFIGSEFIPAGDRGEVSLQLELPKISTVEQTNFATKQVEEYLRTIPEVTRVFTTVGTTASSQQGQTSAYQAELSVALVDVKDRLFSTQQFSRQVKADIESKLPNVEVTPVPVGLVGNAQAPIQVVLSGSDLDTLIAFSNRVTKVVEGVEGTVDVEVSVEGGNPEIEVVVDRDKMASVGMTLESVGAGMQMAFSGNTDATFRSGTEDYDINIRLDEFDRRNVTDIANLSLVNNQGKVVRLGQFADIKQSTGPSQLERTNRVTSLNVNSQVIGRPSGSVGADIQTRMSEIKVPNGVTIDYAGDLKNQSEGFGTLGIALLASIIFVYLIMVALYDSYVYPLVVLFSIPLAIIGALLALALAAQSLSIFSILGIIMMIGLVAKNAIMVVDFTNQMKKEGHDVKSALLEAVRIRFRPILMTTLAMVIGMLPIALAGGSVAATKNGLAWALIGGLSSSMFLTLIVVPIIYYGFDRILAKFGWDKQTEIVLIDKSAEELERETAELENKKEHHHGQPALV, from the coding sequence ATGAACATAACCAAATTATCCATCCAGCGGTCAACCCTGGTGGTGGTGGTCTTTACGGTCCTTACCCTGCTAGGCATTGTCTCCTATAATTCCCTCAACTACGAGTTGCTGCCTAAGTTCAGCCCTCCGGTATTGACCATTACTACGCTTTATCCGGGAGCCTCTCCCAACGAGGTGGAGAACTCGGTGACCAAGGAGATTGAAGATGCCCTCTCAGCGTTGGAGAACGTGAAGGAGATGAAAGGTACCTCGCTGGAGAGTTTCTCCATTGTCACCATTCAGCTGAACCAGGGCACCAACGTAGATTTGAGCTTGCAGGACGCCCAGCGGAAGATAAACACCATTCTGGCCCGCTTGCCTGAAGACGCAGATTCACCCACCCTGAACAAGTTTGACTTTGACGATCTCCCCATCATTAAAATGGGAGCCACGGCCAATATGCCCGCCACGGAGTTCTTTGATTTGATTGACAAGAAGATCAAGCCAGAGCTTTCCCGCGTACCCGGTATGGCCCAGATCAAAATTTTGGGTGGTGCTGAGCGGGAGATCAAAGTAAACATCAAAGCCGATAGACTGGAAGCCTACGGGATTTCCATCCTGCAAGTGCAACAGCGAATCAAGAATTCTAACTTAGACTTCCCAACCGGTAGAATCAAGAACGAGAACGGCCAGACCCAGCTTCGTTTAGCGGGTAAGTACCAGAACCTGGACCAACTGCGCAACCTGGTCATCAAGTCTGACCAGAACGGAACAGTACGTTTGTCTGACCTGGCTGAAGTGCAGGATACCCAGAAAGACGTGGAGGTGTTGAGCCGCATTAACTCCAAAGCGTCAGTAGGGATTACCATCCAGAAGCAGTCAGACGCCAACGCCGTAGAGGTGAGTGCCCAGACCAAAGTCGCTTTGGCCAACCTGGAGAAAATCTACGCCAAAGAAGGGCTGAAATTCAATATTGCCTCAGACAGCTCTGATTTTACCTTAGAAGCCGCTGACTCGGTGATCCATGATCTGGTGATTGCCGTTATTCTGGTGGCCGTGGTAATGCTGCTGTTCCTGCACTCCTTGCGTAACGCCATCATTGTGATGGTGTCGATTCCGGCTTCTTTGGTGGCTACCTTCATTGCAATGTACCTGCTGGGTTACTCTCTGAACCTGATGTCATTACTGGCCCTGTCGCTGGTGGTAGGTATTCTGGTAGATGATGCCATTGTGGTGATTGAGAACATTTACCGGCACATGGAGATGGGTAAAACCCCTGCTCAGGCTGCCTATGACGGTATCAAGGAAATCATGGCGACGGTTACCTCCATCACCCTGGTAATTGTGGTGGTGTTCGTGCCAATTGCCTTGTCTACCGGTCTGGTGTCTGACATCCTGCGGCAGTTTGCGGTGGTGGTGGCCATTGCGACTATGATTTCGCTCTTTGTGGCCTTTACCTTAATTCCATTGCTGGCCAGCCGCTTCTCTAAACTGGAGCACGTGTCTGACAAAAACATGTTCGGGCGGTTCATTCTGTGGTTTGAACGCCAATTAGACAACATCATTGAAGGCTTTACTAACATTTTAAAGTGGGCGTTCAACCACAAGTTCATCACCTTGGGTGTTACTTTCCTGCTGTTGATTGCCTCGTTCATGCTGGTGCCCTTAGGTTTCATCGGGTCTGAGTTTATCCCGGCCGGTGATCGCGGTGAGGTGAGCTTGCAGTTGGAGTTGCCTAAAATCTCTACCGTAGAGCAAACCAACTTCGCCACTAAACAGGTGGAAGAGTACCTGCGCACCATTCCGGAAGTTACCCGCGTGTTTACCACAGTAGGTACCACGGCTTCGTCGCAGCAGGGTCAAACCTCTGCTTACCAGGCTGAACTTTCTGTGGCCTTGGTAGACGTGAAAGATCGTTTGTTCAGCACGCAGCAATTCAGCCGCCAGGTAAAAGCTGATATTGAAAGCAAACTGCCCAACGTGGAAGTAACCCCGGTCCCAGTGGGCCTGGTGGGAAACGCCCAGGCACCCATTCAGGTAGTCTTATCGGGCTCTGACCTGGACACCCTAATCGCCTTCTCTAACCGGGTAACGAAGGTGGTGGAAGGTGTGGAAGGTACCGTGGACGTGGAAGTGTCAGTGGAAGGCGGTAACCCGGAGATTGAAGTAGTGGTGGACCGCGACAAGATGGCGAGCGTGGGCATGACGCTAGAAAGCGTGGGCGCCGGTATGCAGATGGCGTTCTCCGGCAACACAGACGCTACCTTCCGCTCCGGTACTGAAGACTATGACATCAACATTCGTCTGGATGAGTTTGACCGCCGCAACGTGACCGACATTGCCAACCTGTCTTTAGTGAACAACCAAGGAAAAGTGGTACGCTTAGGCCAGTTCGCCGACATTAAGCAGTCTACAGGTCCGTCTCAGTTGGAGCGTACCAACCGCGTGACGTCGTTGAACGTGAATTCGCAGGTGATTGGCCGTCCGTCAGGTTCCGTAGGAGCTGACATTCAAACCCGCATGTCCGAGATAAAAGTACCGAACGGTGTGACCATTGACTACGCTGGTGACTTGAAAAACCAAAGTGAAGGATTTGGTACGCTTGGGATTGCCTTGCTGGCGTCTATCATCTTCGTGTACTTGATCATGGTGGCCCTGTATGACTCGTACGTGTATCCGCTGGTGGTCTTGTTCTCTATTCCGCTCGCGATCATAGGTGCCTTGCTGGCTCTGGCCTTGGCCGCTCAGTCATTGAGTATCTTCTCCATCCTGGGGATTATCATGATGATTGGTCTGGTAGCTAAAAACGCGATTATGGTGGTGGACTTCACGAACCAGATGAAGAAGGAAGGACATGACGTGAAGAGCGCCTTATTGGAAGCCGTACGCATCCGTTTCCGTCCGATTCTGATGACGACCCTGGCGATGGTGATTGGTATGTTGCCGATTGCGTTAGCGGGTGGCTCCGTAGCCGCGACCAAGAACGGTCTGGCCTGGGCCTTGATTGGAGGTCTGAGCTCCTCCATGTTCCTGACCTTGATTGTAGTGCCCATCATCTACTATGGCTTCGACCGCATTCTGGCTAAGTTTGGCTGGGACAAGCAGACGGAGATTGTCTTAATTGACAAGTCAGCCGAGGAACTGGAGCGCGAGACCGCTGAATTGGAAAATAAAAAAGAACACCACCACGGCCAACCAGCCCTAGTGTAA
- a CDS encoding efflux RND transporter periplasmic adaptor subunit: MKKLIYILVVVVLVGAVAYTLNNNKQEMTAAAAVAEITSEAIPVTLTGVQSAKLDKSFTAQGNFKPVQNLTLVSEISGQIQRVLKRKGDKVRAGELLLQVEDNTMNANLVTAQANYQKAQKDLERMKNLIAGDAVTKRQLEEAQINVNATRAQLVFARQNQSNTRVTSPINGEINEMYIEVGSYLNANAGTKMYDIVNVDRLKLNVKVSEAEVLLINRGQKVKVTANAGGAQEYDGTVTAIGAAADASLKFDVEIEVKNTANNNLRAGMYGTAFFPVNAQRDALLLPREAIVGSIQDPSVWVVNNNKANLRKVKVGTVTQDQVEILDGIQSNEKIVQSGQLNLREGIQVTALK; this comes from the coding sequence ATGAAAAAGCTGATTTATATCCTCGTTGTTGTGGTCCTAGTGGGCGCGGTAGCCTATACACTCAACAATAATAAACAAGAAATGACGGCCGCCGCAGCCGTGGCTGAAATCACGAGCGAAGCCATTCCGGTTACTCTAACGGGCGTTCAATCTGCCAAGCTGGACAAGTCCTTCACCGCCCAAGGGAATTTCAAACCCGTGCAAAACCTGACGTTGGTGTCTGAGATTTCTGGCCAAATTCAGCGGGTACTAAAGCGCAAAGGCGACAAGGTGCGGGCCGGTGAATTATTGCTGCAAGTGGAGGACAATACCATGAATGCCAACCTGGTCACCGCCCAGGCCAACTACCAGAAAGCCCAGAAAGATTTGGAGCGCATGAAGAACCTAATTGCCGGTGATGCCGTGACCAAGCGCCAGTTAGAAGAAGCCCAGATCAACGTGAATGCCACCCGCGCCCAATTAGTGTTTGCCCGCCAGAACCAATCCAATACCCGCGTTACGTCGCCTATCAACGGGGAGATCAACGAGATGTACATTGAAGTGGGTTCTTACCTGAACGCCAACGCCGGTACCAAGATGTATGACATTGTGAACGTAGACCGCCTGAAACTGAACGTGAAGGTGTCTGAGGCCGAAGTATTGTTGATTAACCGCGGCCAAAAAGTGAAAGTAACCGCCAATGCCGGAGGTGCCCAGGAATATGATGGCACCGTAACTGCCATCGGCGCAGCCGCTGACGCCAGCTTGAAATTTGACGTGGAGATTGAAGTGAAAAACACGGCCAATAACAATCTACGCGCAGGTATGTACGGTACCGCCTTCTTCCCGGTGAATGCCCAACGTGACGCGCTTCTATTACCGCGTGAAGCCATTGTGGGTAGCATTCAGGACCCAAGCGTTTGGGTGGTGAACAACAACAAAGCCAATCTACGCAAAGTGAAGGTGGGCACGGTGACCCAAGACCAGGTAGAGATTCTGGACGGTATCCAGTCCAATGAGAAGATAGTACAGAGCGGCCAGCTTAACCTGCGCGAAGGCATTCAGGTGACCGCCCTTAAGTAA
- a CDS encoding TolC family protein yields MNKKHLLLSLFLTILVRFSFAQTPSSGQVLSLQEALKFATGNNIAVKQAHLDEQGAGYRIKEAKGSGLPQINGVGQLSMYPSIPTQLLPGEIIGEPGTFVPVQFGTKYTANGGLELSQLIFSKSYFVGLEAAATTRDLYRLRTQMSQEDVLYNVSSAYLQALQTKEQFNTIEANYNRLVQLEKILTLQYKNDFAKKVDVNRITVSKTNLENQRQALAAAYEQQKNALKFFMGMPMDQNLEIANETTLTDTVLPLTSNTEEILAQRTDYQALQTQRKLYGLNVENIKGRAYANLAGFGQYVYQAQRQEFNFLDTSKPWFNTFVLGLRLNVPIFDGFQRKNQIRQAQLDVQKTELDLQNLSLSTQMGVDNALKQISASQLAIQNQERNVKLAQEVYTTTNSLYKEGLSPLTDLLEAEVALRESQTNLNNERLKYKIAQLDYIRARGEIKNLIQ; encoded by the coding sequence GTGAATAAAAAGCATCTACTGCTGAGCCTTTTCCTGACAATCCTGGTGAGGTTCAGTTTTGCCCAAACCCCATCTTCGGGCCAAGTGCTATCGTTGCAGGAAGCTCTTAAGTTTGCTACCGGCAACAACATAGCAGTTAAACAGGCTCACTTAGATGAGCAAGGGGCCGGGTACCGGATAAAAGAAGCCAAGGGCTCTGGTTTGCCGCAGATCAATGGCGTAGGTCAACTGAGCATGTACCCATCCATCCCAACCCAATTGCTACCCGGTGAAATTATTGGGGAGCCCGGTACGTTTGTGCCCGTGCAATTCGGTACCAAATACACGGCTAACGGTGGACTTGAATTGTCGCAGCTGATCTTCAGCAAGTCGTACTTTGTGGGTTTAGAAGCTGCCGCCACTACCCGCGACCTGTACCGCCTGCGCACCCAGATGAGCCAGGAAGACGTGCTCTACAATGTAAGCTCGGCGTATTTGCAGGCCTTGCAGACCAAAGAGCAGTTCAACACCATTGAGGCCAACTACAACCGTTTGGTACAGCTGGAGAAAATCCTGACGCTGCAGTACAAGAATGATTTCGCCAAGAAGGTAGATGTCAACCGCATCACGGTCAGTAAAACCAACCTGGAAAACCAGCGCCAAGCCCTGGCCGCCGCTTACGAGCAGCAGAAAAACGCCTTGAAGTTCTTCATGGGCATGCCCATGGATCAAAACTTAGAGATTGCGAACGAGACCACGCTCACTGATACGGTGCTGCCTCTGACTTCCAATACCGAGGAAATCCTGGCCCAACGCACCGACTACCAGGCCCTGCAAACCCAGCGAAAACTGTATGGGCTGAACGTGGAGAACATCAAGGGCCGTGCCTACGCTAATCTGGCGGGTTTTGGGCAATACGTGTACCAGGCGCAAAGGCAGGAGTTCAACTTCCTGGACACCAGCAAACCCTGGTTTAACACATTCGTGCTGGGGCTGCGGTTGAACGTACCCATTTTCGACGGTTTCCAGCGGAAAAACCAGATCAGACAGGCCCAGTTGGATGTCCAGAAAACCGAATTGGACCTGCAGAACCTTTCGCTCAGCACGCAGATGGGTGTAGACAACGCCCTGAAGCAGATAAGCGCCAGCCAATTGGCCATTCAGAACCAGGAGCGGAACGTGAAACTTGCGCAGGAGGTGTACACTACCACCAACAGCCTGTACAAAGAGGGACTTTCTCCCCTAACGGATCTGCTGGAAGCGGAAGTAGCCCTACGCGAATCCCAGACGAACCTGAATAACGAACGCTTGAAATACAAAATAGCCCAGCTGGATTACATCAGAGCCCGTGGCGAAATCAAAAACCTAATTCAATAA
- a CDS encoding GbsR/MarR family transcriptional regulator: protein MANLSQEQKQLIETIGIYHEQQGFPPVVGRIMGLLFVSDQTHLSFEEIIDTLNISKSATSNALNLLLQLRLIEYTTFPGDRKRYFSALLDNWQQEVVNKMNSVLAFSKLLRQANELRGNKNPEMSKKVLDRIEFMEFLSAEVPVLLEKWLKNRK, encoded by the coding sequence GTGGCAAACTTATCTCAGGAACAGAAACAGCTGATAGAAACAATTGGCATTTACCATGAGCAACAAGGCTTCCCGCCGGTGGTAGGCCGCATCATGGGTTTGTTGTTTGTTTCTGACCAGACCCACTTGTCTTTTGAGGAGATCATTGATACGCTCAACATTAGTAAGAGTGCCACCAGCAATGCCTTAAACTTACTGCTTCAATTACGGCTCATTGAGTACACCACCTTTCCAGGCGATAGAAAACGTTATTTCAGTGCGCTCCTGGATAATTGGCAACAGGAGGTGGTAAACAAGATGAACTCTGTTCTGGCATTCAGTAAACTACTGCGGCAGGCCAATGAGCTACGTGGCAACAAGAATCCGGAGATGAGTAAAAAAGTGTTGGACCGTATTGAGTTCATGGAGTTTCTCTCCGCTGAAGTACCGGTGCTTTTGGAAAAGTGGCTTAAAAACAGGAAGTAA